gccttccaagacGCTGCGATCGGAGACCCCGACAAAGAAGGCACCCTGTACACTCCTGaagccatccccaagaagaagaagcactACTCCAcccagggcctcaggagagcggcgtctccggcggcaccacctcaggatccATGCCTGCAgttggggcgcctccctccctcgcataggaaggcgtgcccggtgccctcctcgggcaaggctcgggggctctcttctggagggcctcaaacctagccaacatcacgagggaggcgctcgggcaccatgtggaggcgtgcttcgccgcACATTTCCCCCAGAAGGGCACCGGGCGAGGCATGcccggtgctcaggagttcatcgagAAGGCGACCCAGGAGATTCAAGAGGCAAGGACCATACGCGGCGAGCgccgcccaccacccggcgtagctccccatcctggcgaggacggcgggctacgcatctgcatcgacatcccaggactcaacagggccgcatctcaagAGCGCTTCTAGCCTTCGTGTGTTggccggtgcgagggtccacctcacagctatgttcgcatgacatttggcctgccgaacgcggctgtcacTTTCCAGCGTCGCTTACGGAGCATCAtggtggctcaggaggccaggcatcacgcagtcctggcggagatggcggcagtcctcaaggaaccacccgagcccccggagcctcctgaggctcagggccctggtggctcatgaggagcgactcCTTCAGCGCGCACCTTCAGCTACTTCAACACTCCTTCGACAACggtaccaggtgacattttctggtttactcagctgggagcgcccctcgggctgcatcattcccaggtcgcgcgggcctgtccctgcggcatgtatctttttgcatctttagcttactctgccgggggcgcccctcgggctgcatcacccccaggccgctcgggtccgtcccggTGGCATGTATCGTCCTTGCATTTATTTAAAATAGATTGTCTCCTTGCGTGGTTTCCCTATGATTATCACTTGCCTGATTGCACCTCGCGGCATCCCGCGCTGCTAACCAATCTCCTAGCTGCCCCGCAGCGAGAGCCCCGCACGtcggcacgacgcttgtgctcgggtccgccCTGCAACACTGACAAATCTGAGAGATCGAGCTTTGGCTCGCGGCCCGctccgcgcacgtcacctcacccgATCCTCAGTGCCCCCGTCTCTCTACGGGACGATCTACCTCTGGGTAACCGGCGCGATCACGGGCAATGTTCCCTCTTCAGCTAACTTGCAGGAACCTCCGAAGCACTAGCTGCAGGTGGTCCCGTTAGCTCATTCCTCCTCATGCGATTCACTTGCGCGTGaaagggggctcctgagcatcgcgcctcaggggctcttactgactctccagccctcaccccctgaccttgaccacgacatcgcgacctggcataccagcggcggttGAGCCTTGCTCGAGGGTCGAGACCTGAGAATGCAGAGCACTTAGGAGAGCGCAAGAGGGGGAAGGACCTGAAGCGGTCCCGACCTGACAATACCACGACCGCAGAGGCGCAGGTCAGGCGCGGCCTAAGGAATTGATCCAAGATCACTAAAGATAAGTCACGCTGTCGAGTCAGCCCAGTACCATAACGCAGGATTCCTAGCCCGTGCAGCCTTGCTACGGCGACGCCACCTACCTTTCCTGCCTTCCAGGAGTTGCTTGCATGCTAAAGGGGACcccttgagcatcgcgcctcaggggctcttaccggacctcgggccgctcacctcctggccttgaccacggcatcgcgacctggcataccagcgacgactgaagcctgcctggggactggggcCTGTCAGTGTAGAGCGCCAGGCTGCCGCAAGGTTGGAAAGGGGGAACCAAGCCGAAGCAAGACGCGCGAACACAAGCTTTCATAATGGGGATGCTATTAACACCAAAGGCACTACATATTCTTTACACACCCCTGTGGGGTTCATCTTGATTCCTCACAGGGAACAAAAGGAGAAGACTATCGGAAGCTATATATACGGGCATCACcaccgacgccatcatcaacagtgggccactgGAGACCGatgccaaccccatccagatcagcggcgacGATGAGCGGACGCTGCCGCCGCGCTCTGGGCACGGTgggagctcgggggcacgtagctgtcgtcactCGTCTCCGGGGTCTCGTCAGGCTCAGGAGAACCGCTGGACTCCCCGGTGCCATCACTGCTACCGGAGGGACTGTCGGCGGGGCCGGCGCCAGGCACCCCCCCCTGAAGGCTCCCTCCAGAGCAGCACTCCAGCCGGCGGCCTTCCCCGTCGAAGACCCTAAAGAATAACATGGAGGCGCTATCGTACTCGAaatggatggcgagggcgccCTCCGCGTGACAGACACGGGCGACCTTGCCCCAtccgcgagtcatgaagatcttgcctgggGCGACAACCTCAACCTCCACCGCCGTCGCCGGGTTGCCAcactcggcgtgctgcagccacagctcgagaggccccctcggcggcatctccaCGGCGAAGAACGGCGGGAATCGGATCCACGTGCACGGTGGCATCGCCGCTCACACCACAAATTCACGCGAGGAGCCTTCGGCATGGGTTCGTGGGACGGCGGCGCGCGTCACCATAGCATGGCTACCACGGCCATAGCGCGAGCACCGCGagccgcctcctccctctccggggCCTTGCGCCTGGGCATAAACAGGCAACGGGTAGCCGGGGGGAGGCCGCTCGTACCATGGCCTCGTCACCTGCCGCCTCAAGATGGCGTCGCGAAGACGGaccagcctcttcttcggcgggagtggCCCAAGCTCTTCACGGGGGGTTTTTCCCTTCTCAGCGGCGGAGAACCTCCGTATCGGCGGCATGGGTGGAGCGGCGAGGCAgtgaagcaaggaagaagaagcgagAGAAATGGGGGagagatgagcaacgggggctccgccccctccccatttatagcagaaGGAGGCCAACCGACGACCCCCACGATCGcaccagggactcgtcaagtcgggcagttgccgaggcagcgtggggaagtggagacgcccacgtcccgtcaatcgCCACGTGTCAATCAAGTCCGcgggcggttggggcccgcgacgctccgcacttgccccttggcttcgcctcgaagccaagtccgagtgcgccttgggctcgggggctactgtcggcgtcctaggaatgggggtccccagacttgcctacctgcggcccacggcgtggctccactaacagtctggtacggcccatcttcatcagctaacactcaagaccctcgcgaggggccaagcctcgcgaggcggacgacacaagacttCCTCAGGGGCAACCTCagtaggctggctcgcgaggagcggagagatcaaggcgaggggcacctcgcgagatTTCCGTGACGTGAGCCATTACGACCAAGCCCAGGCGGGCGCCAGTAGGCGCGGAGTACCGGTTGCCtatttggtgctaaaggggcaggggcaggcgaggagtcccgaggcatcaggcaaaggtttccctatcggtgcaacgagaccaagaccagcaggacggaggtcatcgcggagcccatgacggcatcaccaccggagcctttggcaggcgaagaccaccttttgtcaagatagcttgtactagttgtcccccttcaaattggccgttgtgggatcccttcccgcctaaacatttgggaagaggaccggggcctctataaataggactagccaccaccataggaggcaactgatcttggaccggatccattccaccaagaCCATCCTCACCAGCTCATAGaactcaagaacacctctcctcctgatgTAGTTCACCctttgtactagttcatcctcagcctacaaggcaatccaccacaccacactggagtagggtattacaccacatcggtggccggAACCAGTATAAattcttgtgtcccttgttccttgggttcggcggGCTTGGCTTTGAGATCATTGTGCGAGTGAGCTAGAGAGGGAGAGAGAttttcgtgcgcaccccagtgttcgaacctcaagggtttgccggaacccgtaatccgacagaCTCGATGGGGATCACCGTCGAGGGACCGGCCTCGTCCTCCTTCTttgcccccttcttcttcttttgcttcaCCTCACGCTTCCAGTAGTACTCCAGCTCGGCCTGGACGTACTCCGGATGCTCCCGAGCAAACCTCACCATCGCCTCCTCGTCGGTCTCGCCGGCACTGATGACAACCGACGGCTTCTTCGTCGTCTTCTTCTTCATCGGGATctccttcatcttgatgccctGCGGCACAAGCATCTCCGCTTCCGCCTGACTCTCGATCTCTGGGAAGTTGAGGTGCTCACGAGGCCTCTCGGCACGCCACACCGCCACGTCCTAGGCACGCGCGGCCTGTGGGCAGAGGGGTACGTGCCGATCCACCAACGCCTCCTGGCGTCGGAGAACTCCACTCTGAAGTTATCGGAGGGCTTTTGCCTCATGCTGAAGAAGCCCGACTTGCCCTTCGGCGTCTTCTTCGGCGCCATCGGAGAGCGGTGAGAGCGTTGGAGCGGCGGCAGCGTGCGGCCGGGGTGGTGGCGGACGGAGCCGGGCGGGGCGGAGCGGAGCCGGGCGGGGCGGAGCGGAGCTGAGGGGCGGTGGTGGACGGAGCCGGGCGGTGGCGGACGGAGCCAGGGTGGGTCGGAGCTACGACGGCGGGCCGGGGCCGGTTGGAGCTGCGGCGGACGGGGCGGGGGCGGACGGGGTGGCGGCGTGCGCTGCGGCCGCGACCGGATccgcggcgggcgggcggcgtGGAAACAACGGCGGGGGGTGGGGCGGGGCCAGATCTGATGCGGGCGGCgtgcggcggggcggcggctgaCGGGCGGGAGGTCGCGGGCGGGCGGGAAAGAAAAGGAACTGGCGGTTGGGCGTTCGCAGGCGGCGGCTGGTTTTGGACCAGATGCACCTTGTGATGTAAATTTGCACCGTGAggtgttgtattttacatcacaAGGAGGTCGCGGTCCATTTTTTTTACATATGGACCGTTTGTTGGAGCTGCGTTTTTGGCCTCAGACGGTCCAAAAGTTAGTTAGTTTTACatttggaccatctattggagatgTTCTTACATCTCTGTTTTGGACCATCTGTTGGAGTTGAGCCTTTTTCGGACATGTAAAAAgtactttttggtgatgtaaggccaactccaccgcgcgaccctaaacggacgtccgttttgcccggattctgtccgtttgggtagggcaatgggtcGTGTCTGGCCGTTTctgggatgcggtggccgtgcgcccaacaCGGACGCATCCTGGTCGCATCCTGTCCATGTACTTTTTCTTTACAAGCCCTTAAACGTTTTTCATCATTCATTCTTGGTACATGGGAATACATCACCAAATTTTGACTAAAAAAGCGagaccaaagaaaacaaaaaccacaagaatacattttagaagatatccaacttccataactactcctgtaagttggattagtgtcTTCTCGATgtattcattgttgatctgcggaagAGCCGCCTCCATCTTGCatgtttctttcttcttcgagtctAAAGAAGTAGAggttgcttcctcgcatctagtctcgtgtctagcctctaatctagcaacaagtgcaCTTGTCTCATCtatagcctctatgctagctaaaagtgcacgaacacctactaaattgcgctctattaatatatcgatgtactcttcttcccaataccaaaacttgcatccattctacacaacaaaatttgaagttagcacaactagtcaaaTCTAGAGCACAAACCGAAGCTAAAAAGAGCACATACCCCATCGTTtaagcacttgatgaacacccatccgggatgttccggcgttgtagacACGCGGCGCACGACCTTCTTTAGGCAGTGGTCGCACTTAATGAGCGGCAACGGtgcgccgacgagcttttgggcTAGCACCGAGCCCGGCCGACCGCCATTCGTGTATCTGCTGGCGGACCACCGACGGTGTAGATCCGAACGGCTAGAGGAGAAGCCACTGCCTGCATGTGGCCTTGCGGCCCTGCCAGGGCCTTCCGGCCCGgtgcccggccagtccatggcGCGGCGTGGCCTGCCACAGCCGGGCGAGCTCAAGATCGACTGGATCCGCCCCAAATCCGGCCAGCGGGTGCGCAAATCAGGTggccgtggttgggtagctcgGGGGCGCCGAGGGGGAAGGGGTTGGGCGAGCGCGCGTCCGAGCTGCACAGCTACAatggcagcagcggcggcggcgagggaagaGTGGAGAAGAATGGAGGGTGTGCGGCCGGAAGGAGGGAGGGGGTGGACACGCGCAGACGGCCCGCGCGTCCGCGTGCtgtccgtttcaccccaaaaGCGGCGCAAACTTGGGCCGGGATGGGTCGAAAGCGGACAGAAAACGGACAAAAGTCCGTTTGCGCCCACGCGCTGGGCCGTCTGGTTCGTCCGTTTTATCCCAAACGAACGCGTGCGGACAGgatggggtcgcgcggtggagttggcctaaatTTTTACATCACCGATTTGGAGCATCAAAATATACATCATGTGTTGGAAATGCTCTAATTGACATAGGTCCGTCATCGGTTTGAAGCATCAAAATATACGTCATCTATTCAGGATGCTCTAATTGACACATGGGTCCGACATGCCAACTAGTCCACGCGCATACTTCTGTATTATCTGGTCCCACCTTCCAGCCACTCCACGCGAGTTGCCCCGACGACCCCCTGTTTCTTCTGGTAGCAATACCAACAGTTCCTTTTCCCCTGTCCTGCCCAACTCGGCAGCTTCCCTTTCTCCCACAACCCCAGCTCCTCCAGATCTCGATGCGGCGCAAGCTCGCCGGCGACGCGCCAGCGTCGGCTTCGGCCGGCGGCGGCTCAGCCCCGTCCGAAGCAGACCTGGCGCAGCTCTCCACCGCCATCTCGGCGGGGGAGGACCTGGGCCCGTTTGTCCGGCGTGCGTTCGCCTGCGGGCGGCCGGAGCCGCTTCTATCCTCGCTCCGCGCCGTCGCGCGGGACCGCGAGTCCGAGATCGAGGAGCTCTGTCGCGCGCACTTCCACGACTTCATCCGCGCCGTCGACGACCTCCGCTCTCTTCTCGCCGACGCCGAGGTGCTCAAGGGCTCCCTCTCCGCCTCCCACTCCGCACTCCTGTCATCTTCAGCGCCGCTGCTTGCCTCGCTCGAGTCGTTCCTTGCCGCGCGAGCTCTCGCCGGGAACCTCTCATCCGCTCTCGCCTCCTCCCACCGCTGCGTCCGCCTGCTCGCGCTCGCCGCTCGGGCTAATGACCACCTCCAGGCCGGCAACCACAGTCTCTACCTCGCCCTCCGCGCCGTCGATGCCATTGATCTCAACCTTGCCTCTCGCCCCGACCCGCTGCCTCTTCCTGCCCTTCGCCGCATGCTGCTCAGCCTCGTACCCGCGGTGCGCGTCCACGCTGAGCGCGAGATCTCCAGGGAGTTCGCCGACTGGATGGTCAGCATCCGGGCTGCTTCGCGGCACCTTGGACAAGTGGCCATTGGCCGCTCAGCTGCCGCTAGGCAGCGCCAGGAGGAGCTCCGCTCCAAGCACCGCCCGCTGGAGGAGTCGATCACCCTGGACGATGACGGAGCTGGTGACCTCGACGACTTTGCTGCAGCCACGGCGACGTCTGATGGGTCGGATGGTGCCGCTGCAGCATCGTTTGACCTCACACAGCTCTACCGTGCCATGCACATACACCAGACACTGGCGCTTGGGGAGCGATTCAAGAAGTACTACCTGGAGAACAGGAAGCTCCAGCTAACATCCGACTTCGATGTGATTGCGGCAACACCATTCCTCGAGTCTCATCAGGTGTTCTTCGCGCAGATTGCTGGATTTTTTATTGTCGAGGACCGTGTGTTTCGAACAGGGGGTGGACTTACATCCCGGGTGGATGTAGATGCATTGTGGGAGGCTGCACTAGGAAAGATGATCTCCGTGCTGGAAGATAACTTCTCCAGGATGCAGACAGCAAACCATCTGCTTCTCATAACTGATTATGCTGCCTTGCTTGCTGCCACAATGAGGAGATATAGTTATCCAGTTGGGATGCTACTCGACGTGCTGGCTAAGCATCGGGACAAGTACCATGACTTGCTGCTTGCTGATTGCCGGAGACAGGTGGCAGAGGCACTGGCTGCAGATAAGTTTGATCAGATGCTCATGAGGAAGGAGTATGAGTATTCAATGAATGTGCTTGCTTTTGGGATTCAGAGCTCTGATATCACACCGGCATTCCCATATGTCGCGCCGTTTTCATGCACTGTGCCAGATATTTGTCGTATTGTGCGGTCATTCATTGAGGACTCGGTGAGCTTCATGGCGCATGGGGGCGGTGGTGACACATATGCAGCGGTGAAGAAGTACCTTGGTCGGATACTCTCAGAGGTTGTGAATGCTTCGATACAGAAGCTTGTGGATTCAGGCAGTGGTCTCAGTGTCTCTCAGGCAATGCAGGTTGCTGCAAACATGTCCATAATGGAGCGTGCGTGTGAGTTTTTTACACGCCATGCAGCGCAATTGTGTGGTGTGCCTCTACGCGCAGTAGAGCGTGGGCGGCGTGACTTTCCACTTCGCAAGTCTCGTGATGCTGCAGAGGCGCTTCTGCTGCGGCTATTGTGTTCCAAGGTTGATGAATTCATGCGGCAATCTGATGGTGTCAACTGGATAGCTGATGACCCACCTGCTGGGGGCAATGAGTATGCCAATGAGGTCACTATCTATCTGGAGACTCTTACTTCAACTGCTCAACAGATCCTTCCGCTTCCAGTGCTCCGTCGTGTTCTTGTTGCAGTTCTTGTGCATATCTCTGAGAGGATTATTGCCCTATTCTTGAATGACTCAGTGAAGCGGTTTAGTGCTAGCGCGGTCATCGGTATAGATACTGATCTTAAAATGTTTGAGTCATTCGCAGAGAACATGTCGAGCCTGTTCCTGGACTCTCATCAGGATTCTGCAGCAAGTGAAATGAAGTCTGCACTGGTGGAGCCGAGGCAGCTGGTGAATCTTCTTATGAGCAACAGCCCAGAGAACTTCCTTAACCCAGTGATCCGTGAGAAGAGCTACAATAAGCTTGATTATAAAAAGGTGGCAATTATCTCGGAGAAGTTCAGGGATACCTCAGAGAGCTATTTCTCAACATTTGGAACTAGGGGTGCTAGGCAGAATCCAAAGAAGAAATCTCTGGATACCCTTATCAAGAGGCTTCGAGAAGCTAGCTAGCCTCTACCCTGCAGTAAGataatactccctcctttccataatgtaagacgttttttgacactagtgtcaaaaaacgtcttacattatgggacggagggagtagttgcaTGTAATTTAGCTTGTATGTGGTGTGCATTATGTGTGTTAAAATCATTGTTCTTCTACGTACTACAATTTTCTTGAAGGTAGAGTGCTTGTTCCATATGTCTGGATATCTTAATTTTGATTCTTTTATTTACTCGTAAACAGTATGATCAAGAATTCAAGATATAGTACATCATTTGTTTTCGTTACCTTGCAATAACAACTTGGATATTTATGTGTCCGATGTACAACTAAGAACATCTCCACGGATGCCCAAAAATTTGAAGCCCTAAAAATGGCTATAGGCGAGGTGAGAAATGTTTTTGCTTTTCGAGCAACCCAAAAACGGATGCTCTAAAATTTGAGAACCACATGTCCGACGGGGGGAGGACGGGAGACGGATCCAAAAACTGATGCTCTAAGGCCAACTCCAATGGTCCGGGCGTGTCCGTTTGGACCCAAACGGACAGACGAGCCGGCCCAACGCGCATCCCCGTCCTATCCTTAAATTGTGTCCGTTTTTTGGCTCGACCACTCCAGGCGCATAGTTGAGCAAGCTTTACGGTCACGGACAACAAACGAACTGGCACGTGGCGTCTCGGTGTTCGCCTCGGGCCCGCGTGTCGGTCGTCCAACCACCTCCCACCGACCCTAGTCAATGCGCACGGATGGTTGGGCTCGCAAGTCAGCCACCCAGACGGCCCCCGACCACgtccttttttatggggaagccgtGGACTTCACTGCAATTTCCACTTCCCCATCCCCATCCACTTCCCCACCCTTgacgacaaataggaaagcgcgcccgttGCCTTCCCGCGGgagaatatcgatgtgtttgcctaaCAACCATATGATATCcctggtgttcccagggaggtaatcgagcaccaccttcctgtctgcccacatgcccgacctgtcaagcagaaagttcggaagtaggccttggagaggcagcagtttattgcagaggagattaagaagcttgaagtagctggtttggtcagaggagtgctacatccaacatggttagcaaatccagtggtCGTTCGCAAAGCTaacgggaaatggaggctttgcatagatttcacttGCCGCAcatcgatcagattgtggattccactctAGGTTGCGATTTGCTctcctttttggatgcatattctggatatcatcaaatCTTCATGTTGAAAGAAGACAAACAGAAGAtctcgttcatcaccccatgtggtatgtactgctttgtccgcatgccattcagattaaagagtgtcgggtctacttttgcaagggcagtctAGATTTGTTTTGAGCCACAGCTGCACAGAAACATTGAgacttatatggatgatattgtggtcaagaccaaggacagaaCGACCCTCATccaagatttggaggagacatttgctaatctgcgcaagatcaacttgaagctcaacccgaagaagtgtgtgtttggcattccctccggcaagctacttgggttcTTTGTATACCACCAGGGGATCGAAGCCAAACCTGACAAGATCAAAGCTATCGAGCAGATCCAGGCGCCTAGGACAGTCAAGGATGTGAGGCGTCTGATACGGTGCgttgccgcgctaagcagattcatttccaagtctgccgagcgcgctctccgttcttcaaaatcttgaggaaggcagggcccatgaagtggacctGAGAAGAAGATGTAGCTTTGCAAGAGCTGAAGGCCTACTTATCCTCTGTTCCCACCGTGGTTGCCcccaaaccacaagagtcgttgctgctatacgtggcggcaaccaatcaagtggttagtgcagcctTAGTGGCACAGCGGGGAGTGGAAGAAGCAGAAAGTGAGCAAGGCCTGGCAGAGTCAGATAAGGGTCAGGACAGAAATGAGCATGGCAGCGAGGGCGACCCCAAGGACACGGCAAAGGAGAAAGTGGTGCATCGCCCAGTATACTTCGTCGGTTCCCTGCTACAAGGAGCTAGATTGAGGTACTTTGGTGTGCAAAAAttgatctttggtctcatcatggactcaaggaaactgcgccactacttccaagcccatgagatcatggTTGCCACTCGCTTCCCGTTgaaaaggatactccgaaaccctgaggctaccggcagaatagtggagtgggctttggagttatccagctttggtatgaagtttgagagcacatcaacaattcagagcagggcattagcagagtttattgcagaatggacgccaacccctgatgagtaAGTGTTGGAAACAGTTATCCACGGCAAGgaagcgccccaagaatggatcatgtatttcgatggtgccttttccctacaaggtgcaggggatggcgtgcttctcgttgccccctccggggagcacttgaagtacgtcgtccagatgCACTTTGCCCGGAAGGCTCCTTGTCGGGCTTAGGATTGCcgcagaattgggaatcaagaagctattcattcgaggagattcacagcttgtggtgagacaagtcaacaaggattaccaaagtccattgatggaggcatacgttgatgaagtgagaagattggaggagcactttgacggattgcaaacagagcacgtaccccgtgcagaaaacaacatagctgatcatctgtcaaagtgtgctgcgcataagcttcctgtggaaccaggaacttttgttctccatcttactcagccctccgtaaccccagcaacaatggcccgAAAAAGGAGAAAGAtggactccggtaagcctctcccggtagagcctcCCGGGGTTCCTGGTagggaccctgccggaaacaactccccaTCACTTGTCGGACCGCACCCTCCAGCCAGGCCTATGGTCCCCACGAACGAGGAACGTGCCCCCGCAgttgaggaggtgccgctagtccttgttgccgagccccaggctccaacttgggcaaggcacataatccatttcctccaaaccggagaacttcccgatgaccaagatgaagctgaaagagtagctcggagggccagtatgtatcagtttgtcgatgacactctatacagaaggaggcccaacggtgtgaaattgaagtgcatctaccagaaagaaggaaaggaactgctggctgagatacacaaaggcatgtgcggctcccacattggatcaagggcattagttgggaaagcattccggcaaggattctattgtcCCACAGCCGTCCAAGATGCGGTTGagctagtcaccaaatgtgaagcctgccagttccattcccaaaacatccacctgcctgcacaagctcttcagacaatccctttgtcatggccgttttctgtctgggggctcgatatccttcACCCTTTCCCCCGAGCTGCCGAGGGCTTTGAATTCTTTTTCGTCGCTAtcgacaaatttacaaagtgTCCGAAAGTAGCTGCCGTGAGAAAGGCGACTGCTCAGTCAggtatcaagttcttgaaagaattggtgtgtcgttttgCGGTCCGGGCAAGGATCattaccgacaacggcacccagttcatgagccacgccttcatgcaatatgttcatgccctcggaagcaagatctcatttgcctctgtcgCGCATCCCAGAAGCAATGGGCAAGCTGAGTGGGCGAACACTGAAGTGCTGTGAGGACTCAAGAGAAGAACCTTTGATACGC
The Aegilops tauschii subsp. strangulata cultivar AL8/78 chromosome 3, Aet v6.0, whole genome shotgun sequence genome window above contains:
- the LOC109752380 gene encoding exocyst complex component SEC15B; the protein is MRRKLAGDAPASASAGGGSAPSEADLAQLSTAISAGEDLGPFVRRAFACGRPEPLLSSLRAVARDRESEIEELCRAHFHDFIRAVDDLRSLLADAEVLKGSLSASHSALLSSSAPLLASLESFLAARALAGNLSSALASSHRCVRLLALAARANDHLQAGNHSLYLALRAVDAIDLNLASRPDPLPLPALRRMLLSLVPAVRVHAEREISREFADWMVSIRAASRHLGQVAIGRSAAARQRQEELRSKHRPLEESITLDDDGAGDLDDFAAATATSDGSDGAAAASFDLTQLYRAMHIHQTLALGERFKKYYLENRKLQLTSDFDVIAATPFLESHQVFFAQIAGFFIVEDRVFRTGGGLTSRVDVDALWEAALGKMISVLEDNFSRMQTANHLLLITDYAALLAATMRRYSYPVGMLLDVLAKHRDKYHDLLLADCRRQVAEALAADKFDQMLMRKEYEYSMNVLAFGIQSSDITPAFPYVAPFSCTVPDICRIVRSFIEDSVSFMAHGGGGDTYAAVKKYLGRILSEVVNASIQKLVDSGSGLSVSQAMQVAANMSIMERACEFFTRHAAQLCGVPLRAVERGRRDFPLRKSRDAAEALLLRLLCSKVDEFMRQSDGVNWIADDPPAGGNEYANEVTIYLETLTSTAQQILPLPVLRRVLVAVLVHISERIIALFLNDSVKRFSASAVIGIDTDLKMFESFAENMSSLFLDSHQDSAASEMKSALVEPRQLVNLLMSNSPENFLNPVIREKSYNKLDYKKVAIISEKFRDTSESYFSTFGTRGARQNPKKKSLDTLIKRLREAS